Proteins encoded in a region of the Streptomyces liliiviolaceus genome:
- a CDS encoding alpha/beta fold hydrolase, whose amino-acid sequence MAATVSFSVPSAHGPRSVTLAYTRVGTGEPLLLLHGIGHHRQAWDPVVDLLAAERDVIAVDLPGFGESPALPEGLDHDLATMNAALAALCETLELDRPHVAGNSLGGLLALELGREKLVRSVTALSPAGFWSPGERRYAFGLLQAMRGAARSMPLPLVERLSRSAAGRAVLTSSIYARPARRSPEAVVAETLALAGAQGFTETLRAGTSVRFTDDVPGLPVTVAWGTRDRILVRRQGVRAKRIIPRARLVRLPGCGHVPMNDDPALVARVLLDGSDGGRRTSSPAAQRA is encoded by the coding sequence ATGGCCGCCACGGTCTCGTTCAGCGTCCCCTCCGCGCACGGCCCGCGGTCCGTGACCCTCGCGTACACGCGCGTGGGCACCGGCGAACCGCTTCTGCTGCTGCACGGCATAGGCCATCACCGGCAGGCGTGGGACCCGGTCGTCGATCTGCTGGCGGCCGAGCGGGACGTGATCGCGGTGGACCTGCCCGGCTTCGGCGAGTCCCCCGCACTGCCCGAGGGGCTCGACCACGACCTGGCGACGATGAACGCGGCGCTCGCCGCGCTGTGCGAGACGCTGGAGCTGGACCGGCCGCATGTGGCGGGCAACTCCCTGGGCGGCCTGCTGGCCCTGGAACTGGGCCGCGAGAAGCTCGTACGGTCCGTCACGGCGCTGTCGCCCGCCGGGTTCTGGTCGCCCGGCGAGCGGCGGTACGCGTTCGGTCTGCTGCAGGCGATGCGCGGGGCCGCGCGGAGCATGCCGCTCCCGCTGGTCGAGCGGCTGTCCCGGTCGGCGGCCGGGCGCGCGGTGCTGACCAGCAGCATCTACGCACGCCCCGCCCGCCGTTCACCGGAGGCGGTGGTCGCCGAGACCCTCGCGCTGGCGGGCGCCCAGGGGTTCACCGAGACCCTCAGGGCGGGCACCTCGGTCCGCTTCACGGACGACGTTCCCGGTCTTCCCGTGACCGTCGCCTGGGGCACCCGGGACCGGATCCTGGTCCGCCGCCAGGGAGTCCGCGCCAAGCGGATCATTCCCCGGGCCCGGCTGGTGCGGCTGCCCGGCTGCGGGCACGTCCCGATGAACGACGATCCCGCGCTGGTCGCGCGCGTCCTCCTGGACGGCAGCGACGGCGGCCGCCGTACGTCCTCCCCCGCGGCGCAGCGCGCCTGA
- the pdxR gene encoding MocR-like pyridoxine biosynthesis transcription factor PdxR, with translation MTSSGTNPDTPPAAGRSGAAGRSGAWETLLPAVSAPARARGRALQAALREAVRSGRFAPGTRLPSSRELAADLGVSRGLVTEAYEQLTAEGYLRSGRGAGTWVGGAARAALPRVRDLAPRSPGAVADFLPGTPDLSLFPRAAWSAAQRGVLAELPHHTLGYPDPRGLPRLRTALAELLTRRRGVVADPERVVVVSGVAQATTLLGFVLHARGVRAVGVEDPGSPEHETLYASAGLDAVPLPLDDEGLDLSALRASGVRAVVTTPAHQFPTGIAYSARRRAELLDWARAVDGLVVEDDYDGDFRYDRAPVGALQGLDPEHVAYTGSVSKSLAPGLRLGWLLVPASMAEEVVERKRTMDLGNPVIDQALLARFVERGDYDRQLRRCRREYRVRRDALVAALAEHFPGTEVSGVAAGLHAIAALPGRYGPAGPFLASAEAAGVAVRALTSYTRVPSPDDVVRLVLGYAHVSPSGIREGVRALALATARPHGGA, from the coding sequence ATGACGTCATCGGGGACCAATCCGGACACGCCACCGGCGGCGGGCCGGTCCGGTGCCGCGGGCCGGTCCGGTGCCTGGGAGACGCTGCTGCCCGCCGTCTCGGCACCGGCACGCGCGCGTGGCCGCGCCCTGCAGGCCGCGCTGCGGGAGGCGGTCCGCTCGGGCCGCTTCGCGCCCGGCACCCGGCTGCCGTCCAGCCGCGAACTGGCCGCCGATCTCGGGGTGTCCCGGGGGCTGGTCACGGAGGCGTACGAGCAGTTGACCGCGGAGGGCTATCTGCGCAGCGGCCGGGGTGCCGGGACGTGGGTCGGCGGGGCCGCCCGGGCGGCCCTTCCCCGCGTACGGGACCTCGCGCCCCGCTCCCCCGGCGCCGTGGCGGACTTCCTGCCCGGCACGCCCGACCTGTCGCTGTTCCCGCGTGCGGCCTGGTCCGCCGCGCAGCGTGGTGTGCTCGCCGAGCTGCCCCACCACACGCTGGGCTACCCGGATCCGCGCGGGCTGCCCCGGCTGCGTACCGCCCTCGCCGAACTACTGACCCGGCGCAGGGGGGTGGTCGCGGATCCGGAGCGGGTGGTGGTCGTGTCCGGGGTGGCCCAGGCGACCACACTGCTCGGATTCGTGCTCCACGCGCGCGGGGTGCGTGCCGTGGGCGTGGAGGACCCCGGCAGCCCCGAGCACGAGACCCTGTACGCGTCGGCCGGCCTCGACGCCGTGCCGCTGCCGCTGGACGACGAGGGGCTGGACCTTTCGGCGCTGCGTGCGTCGGGGGTGCGGGCCGTGGTGACGACGCCCGCGCACCAGTTCCCGACGGGGATCGCCTACTCCGCGCGGCGGCGCGCGGAACTGCTCGACTGGGCGCGCGCGGTGGACGGGCTCGTGGTGGAGGACGACTACGACGGGGACTTCCGTTACGACCGGGCGCCGGTGGGCGCGCTTCAGGGGCTCGATCCGGAGCATGTCGCGTACACGGGTTCCGTCAGCAAGTCGCTGGCTCCGGGGCTGCGGCTCGGGTGGCTGCTGGTACCGGCGTCGATGGCCGAGGAGGTCGTCGAACGCAAGCGCACGATGGATCTCGGCAATCCTGTGATCGACCAGGCGCTGCTCGCGCGGTTCGTGGAGCGCGGCGACTACGACCGGCAGCTGCGGCGTTGCCGGCGCGAGTACCGGGTGCGTCGTGACGCGCTGGTCGCGGCGCTGGCGGAGCACTTTCCCGGCACGGAGGTCTCCGGCGTCGCCGCCGGGTTGCACGCCATTGCCGCGCTTCCGGGGCGGTACGGGCCGGCGGGCCCCTTTCTGGCCTCCGCGGAGGCTGCGGGGGTCGCTGTGCGCGCGCTGACGTCGTACACGCGGGTCCCGTCCCCGGACGACGTGGTCCGCCTCGTTCTGGGCTACGCGCATGTCTCTCCGAGCGGTATCCGGGAGGGTGTCCGCGCGCTGGCGCTGGCGACGGCGAGGCCCCACGGGGGCGCTTGA
- a CDS encoding alkaline phosphatase D family protein, which yields MSLSPPSPLPGRRSVLRGSLAASAALALPSALGAVGAAPAFALSGRPQAQWGVQAGDVTTDSGLVWVRSDRPARMIVETSATESFHRSRKWHGPLLGADTDFTGTVPLRGLPSGEQIHYRVTLADPDDHRRTGEPVPGTFRTAPSKRRQDVRFLWSGDIVGQGWGINPDIGGLYAYEEMRRRNPDFFLCSGDTIYADGPLSSSVTLPDGRVWRNVTTEEKSKVAETLAEYRGNFRYSLLDENVRRFNAQVPTITQWDDHEVLNNWYPGEILTDARYTVKDVDTLAARARKAFSEYFPISTLPATGEEGRIHRVVRHGPLLDVFVLDMRTFRNANSPDRQPDDTVGILGAEQLVWLKRELARSRAVWKVIASDMPLGLVVPDGSTDIEAVAQGDPGAPLGRELQIAELLRFVKHRRITGTVWLTADVHYTSAQHYDPSRAAFKDFAPFWEFVSGPLAAGGFQANALDGTFGPDRVFVQAPDRANVSPMESPQYFGEVDIDGQSGELTVRLRATGGAVLFTKVLQPGRVGQ from the coding sequence ATGTCACTCAGCCCGCCGAGCCCGCTCCCCGGCCGCCGCAGCGTCCTGCGCGGCTCGCTCGCCGCGTCGGCGGCACTCGCCCTGCCCTCCGCCCTCGGCGCGGTCGGCGCGGCCCCGGCGTTCGCGCTGTCGGGACGGCCCCAGGCGCAGTGGGGCGTACAGGCCGGGGACGTGACCACGGACTCCGGTCTGGTGTGGGTCCGCTCCGACCGCCCCGCCCGCATGATCGTGGAGACCTCCGCGACCGAGTCCTTCCACAGGTCGCGAAAATGGCACGGCCCCCTCCTGGGTGCCGACACGGACTTCACGGGTACGGTCCCGCTGCGCGGCCTGCCGTCCGGGGAGCAGATCCACTACCGGGTGACGCTGGCCGACCCGGACGACCACCGCCGCACCGGCGAACCCGTACCGGGCACGTTCAGGACCGCACCCTCAAAGCGCCGCCAGGACGTGCGCTTCCTGTGGTCCGGCGACATCGTGGGCCAGGGCTGGGGCATCAACCCGGACATCGGCGGCCTGTACGCGTACGAGGAGATGCGCCGCCGGAACCCCGACTTCTTCCTGTGCAGCGGCGACACGATCTACGCGGACGGCCCCCTCTCGTCGTCCGTGACGCTCCCGGACGGCCGGGTCTGGCGGAACGTCACCACCGAGGAGAAGTCCAAGGTCGCGGAGACCCTGGCCGAGTACCGCGGCAACTTCCGCTACTCGCTGCTCGACGAGAACGTACGCCGGTTCAACGCGCAGGTCCCCACGATCACCCAGTGGGACGACCACGAGGTCCTCAACAACTGGTACCCGGGGGAGATCCTCACCGACGCCCGCTACACGGTGAAGGACGTCGACACGCTCGCCGCCCGCGCCCGCAAGGCCTTCAGCGAGTACTTCCCGATCTCCACCCTGCCCGCCACCGGCGAGGAGGGCAGGATCCACCGGGTCGTACGCCACGGTCCGCTGCTGGACGTCTTCGTGCTCGACATGCGTACGTTCCGCAACGCCAACTCCCCCGACCGGCAGCCCGACGACACCGTCGGCATCCTGGGCGCGGAGCAGCTGGTCTGGCTGAAGCGGGAACTGGCGCGTTCACGGGCGGTGTGGAAGGTGATCGCCTCCGACATGCCGCTCGGCCTGGTCGTGCCGGACGGCTCGACGGACATCGAGGCCGTCGCGCAGGGCGACCCGGGCGCGCCGCTGGGCCGCGAGCTGCAGATCGCGGAGCTGCTGCGGTTCGTCAAGCACCGCCGGATCACCGGCACGGTGTGGCTGACGGCGGACGTGCACTACACCTCGGCGCAGCACTACGACCCGTCGCGCGCCGCCTTCAAGGACTTCGCGCCGTTCTGGGAGTTCGTCTCCGGTCCGCTCGCCGCGGGTGGTTTCCAGGCGAACGCGCTGGACGGCACGTTCGGTCCGGACCGGGTCTTCGTCCAGGCACCCGACAGGGCGAACGTCTCACCCATGGAGTCGCCCCAGTACTTCGGCGAGGTCGACATCGACGGGCAGAGCGGCGAGCTGACGGTCCGCCTGCGGGCGACCGGCGGGGCCGTGCTGTTCACGAAGGTGCTGCAACCGGGGCGCGTGGGGCAGTAG
- a CDS encoding SWIM zinc finger family protein, translating into MTRSLQAVAYTRSSTLESAPDGRRLGLETSRGTTPRGVEDHPRFFAGFLTSPQVASAGLLAVADVAGARYYQQQLRSSLDPVVTGNGDRLRFESFSGCGGVYARLDVLAAGLDGGEVGHGTTNVDVNNPLRDALSRIGSDDPLHMRVGPDEMAVTTLDGPVVEKKVPLPDRWLRGFAEAQVTAAGFDLRAELPAAEAVRFLRSLPRSGARGSSRGVQWVVPAGRVLRPTTRPVPGAVCLPGPERLVALQRVLRHASALRVYGPALSGTAAAASAWEVVLPGMRLTLTLSPEASRGFSGEGGVLDALATDEAAEDAELISVLLAWEPRIDVGDLSAASGLPAERVRAALVRLGTSGRVGYDTAEAAYFHRELPYDAERVERHNPRLRAARDLVSAGAVVLDGTLGTVTAQDGHAHRVRDDAGVLSCTCLWWAKYRGGRGPCKHALAVRMVRRGAVSGRAEVLVDGGAR; encoded by the coding sequence ATGACGCGATCTTTGCAGGCCGTGGCCTACACCCGATCCTCCACGCTGGAGTCCGCACCGGACGGCCGGCGCCTGGGACTTGAGACCTCGCGGGGCACTACGCCCCGCGGTGTCGAGGACCATCCCCGCTTCTTCGCGGGCTTCCTGACGTCGCCTCAGGTGGCGTCGGCGGGGCTGCTCGCGGTGGCCGACGTGGCGGGGGCGCGCTACTACCAGCAGCAGCTGCGCTCGTCCCTGGACCCGGTGGTCACGGGCAACGGCGACCGGCTGCGCTTCGAGTCCTTCTCCGGCTGCGGCGGGGTGTACGCCCGGCTGGACGTGCTGGCGGCGGGCCTCGACGGCGGCGAGGTGGGACACGGCACGACGAACGTCGACGTCAACAACCCCCTGCGCGACGCGCTGTCGAGGATCGGCTCCGACGACCCGCTGCACATGCGCGTCGGTCCGGACGAGATGGCCGTGACCACCCTGGACGGTCCGGTCGTGGAGAAGAAGGTGCCCCTGCCGGACCGCTGGCTGCGGGGCTTCGCCGAGGCGCAGGTGACGGCGGCCGGTTTCGATCTGCGTGCCGAACTTCCCGCGGCCGAGGCCGTGCGGTTCCTGCGCTCGCTGCCGCGTTCGGGTGCGCGCGGCTCCTCCCGGGGTGTGCAGTGGGTGGTGCCCGCAGGGCGCGTCCTGCGGCCGACGACCCGGCCGGTGCCCGGAGCGGTCTGCCTCCCCGGCCCGGAGCGGCTGGTCGCCCTCCAGCGGGTCCTCCGCCACGCCTCGGCCCTGCGGGTGTACGGTCCCGCGCTCAGCGGGACCGCCGCGGCGGCCAGCGCCTGGGAGGTCGTCCTGCCCGGTATGCGGCTCACGCTGACACTGTCGCCCGAGGCCTCCCGGGGCTTCTCCGGTGAGGGCGGAGTGCTCGACGCGCTGGCCACCGACGAGGCGGCCGAGGACGCGGAGCTGATCTCGGTGCTGCTGGCGTGGGAGCCCCGGATCGATGTCGGTGATCTGTCCGCCGCCTCGGGACTGCCCGCCGAGCGGGTGCGGGCGGCCCTCGTCCGGCTGGGCACCTCGGGGCGCGTGGGGTACGACACCGCGGAGGCCGCCTACTTCCACCGTGAACTCCCCTACGACGCCGAGCGCGTGGAGCGGCACAACCCGCGCCTGCGGGCCGCCCGGGACCTCGTCAGCGCGGGCGCGGTGGTCCTGGACGGCACCCTCGGCACGGTGACCGCGCAGGACGGGCACGCGCACCGGGTGCGCGACGACGCGGGAGTGCTGAGCTGCACCTGCCTGTGGTGGGCCAAGTACCGCGGCGGACGCGGCCCGTGCAAGCACGCGCTGGCGGTACGGATGGTCCGCCGCGGCGCGGTGTCCGGGCGGGCGGAGGTTCTGGTCGACGGGGGTGCGCGATGA
- a CDS encoding DUF7824 domain-containing protein: protein MSVVREAVSRKGAVAVSGVAAVNEAVSVSDALLRAVRAGRTGEAAGLLDGMTDPERRLCLPALKELRKELRTEPWNSTARKAYPTLHAAGAACHTGAAGTATWVTAADMRWSQASPAVLLHVLGDRDRDWLGDLAQRLADRPSASQVPYELMAGLVRLSGCPVPTTETYVVGWVEQIGSLWQRGDSVLDRLRQDPYTARLVAGLFEIPDIGGQLDWLFGDGPESWISALARLTEEGVLDRKTMIDACVARLLRGVAASDCRVFLRLLTALAPTGEEERERVADWLALASHPASTVASHARSVLGSLALAGEITHRQLAEMSAVVLFRTEKKLVRAQLVLLGKVLRRDPSSAAELLPAVAHAFGHEDTDVQERALKLVERFIGGIGTANAQARDEVAAGAALLSAGLRARAIAALGLDADELAPQPHLELLPPAPEPSRLAPAPDSVIELAEEVGALMVSADTDMAVFERTLDGLVRHAYLRQEELAEALKPTLTRTWWMGTDRPHHSSDEYFRRDPYGLEVVLAALLDRVRTSTLHKAHQHGPLSDPCVHTALSAVFNARLWEAAYRVRTDPMPFLLATPTWSSGFLEPDELVTRLAEYHRLGARPGEADFTQALLRVRRDDRAVSEAAAGRAAALGTVEGERLARRLLGESPTPPTSTRRVSAERIVLELGELDGLPEELPLAFRRLGMPMSAFEARRYCPHYWTQVERQHWLAVVPGQREVVAARLVREVSSVAVEDIRGGAAVLPLLAEAEGEAGEAVHLCLAYGLGARHPEDRLSAVDALLVLAARGQLDAEALGRDLGQLVRKGAVKPLRLAESVRTAATTGAYATVWSILGAALPALLAGLAADGAAPATRGTGELLAVAAECAERTGAHGEVEHLAQVAERSGSSRLVAQARRLRATLEQGVAA from the coding sequence ATGTCGGTGGTGCGTGAAGCGGTGTCGAGGAAAGGGGCGGTTGCGGTGAGCGGGGTGGCGGCGGTGAACGAGGCGGTGTCGGTGAGCGACGCGTTGCTGAGGGCCGTGCGGGCGGGGCGGACGGGTGAGGCCGCGGGCCTGCTCGACGGGATGACGGATCCCGAGCGGCGGCTCTGTCTGCCGGCGCTCAAGGAGCTGCGCAAGGAGTTGCGCACCGAGCCCTGGAACTCCACGGCCCGCAAGGCGTATCCCACGCTGCACGCGGCCGGCGCGGCCTGCCACACCGGAGCGGCCGGTACGGCGACCTGGGTCACGGCGGCCGACATGCGCTGGTCCCAGGCGTCTCCCGCGGTCCTGCTCCATGTGCTGGGCGACCGCGACCGGGACTGGCTGGGCGACCTCGCGCAGCGACTCGCGGACCGCCCGTCGGCCTCGCAGGTGCCCTACGAGCTGATGGCCGGGCTGGTCCGGCTGTCCGGCTGCCCCGTGCCGACGACCGAGACCTATGTGGTCGGCTGGGTCGAGCAGATCGGCAGCCTCTGGCAGCGCGGTGACTCCGTCCTGGACCGGCTGCGCCAGGATCCGTACACGGCGCGGCTCGTGGCCGGCCTCTTCGAGATCCCGGACATCGGCGGCCAGCTGGACTGGCTGTTCGGTGACGGCCCCGAGAGCTGGATCAGCGCTCTGGCGAGGCTCACCGAGGAAGGCGTCCTCGACCGCAAGACCATGATCGACGCCTGTGTCGCCCGGCTGCTGCGCGGTGTCGCGGCGTCCGACTGCCGGGTCTTCCTCAGGCTGCTGACCGCGCTCGCGCCGACCGGGGAGGAGGAGCGGGAGCGCGTGGCGGACTGGCTGGCGCTCGCCTCCCACCCGGCCTCCACCGTGGCCTCGCACGCCCGGTCGGTGCTGGGTTCGCTGGCGCTGGCCGGCGAGATCACGCATCGGCAGCTCGCCGAGATGTCCGCGGTCGTGCTGTTCCGCACGGAGAAGAAGCTGGTGCGCGCCCAGCTCGTGCTCCTCGGGAAGGTGCTCCGGCGCGACCCGTCGAGCGCGGCGGAGCTGCTGCCCGCGGTGGCGCACGCCTTCGGACACGAGGACACGGACGTACAGGAGCGGGCGCTGAAGCTGGTGGAGCGGTTCATCGGCGGGATCGGCACGGCGAACGCGCAGGCGCGCGACGAAGTGGCCGCCGGCGCGGCCCTGTTGAGCGCCGGACTGCGCGCACGTGCGATCGCGGCCCTGGGACTGGACGCGGACGAGCTCGCGCCGCAGCCGCACCTGGAGCTGCTGCCGCCCGCGCCGGAGCCGTCCCGGCTCGCGCCCGCGCCGGACTCGGTGATCGAGCTGGCCGAGGAGGTCGGAGCCCTGATGGTGTCCGCCGACACCGACATGGCGGTGTTCGAGCGCACCCTGGACGGCCTGGTGCGGCACGCGTACCTCCGTCAGGAGGAGCTGGCCGAGGCCCTGAAGCCGACGCTCACCCGCACCTGGTGGATGGGCACCGACCGCCCTCACCACTCGTCGGACGAATACTTCCGGCGCGATCCGTACGGCCTTGAGGTGGTGCTCGCGGCCCTGCTGGACCGGGTGCGCACGTCCACGCTGCACAAGGCCCATCAGCACGGTCCGCTGTCGGACCCCTGTGTGCACACCGCGCTGTCCGCCGTCTTCAACGCGCGTCTGTGGGAGGCGGCCTACCGGGTGCGGACCGACCCGATGCCGTTCCTGCTGGCCACGCCCACCTGGTCGTCGGGGTTCCTGGAGCCCGACGAGCTGGTGACCCGTCTCGCCGAGTACCACCGGCTCGGCGCCCGGCCCGGCGAGGCCGACTTCACCCAGGCGCTGCTCCGGGTGCGCCGCGACGACCGGGCGGTGAGCGAGGCCGCCGCCGGACGGGCCGCCGCGCTCGGCACGGTGGAGGGTGAGCGGCTGGCCCGCCGCCTCCTGGGCGAGAGCCCGACGCCCCCCACGAGCACTCGCCGCGTCTCGGCGGAGCGCATCGTGCTCGAACTCGGCGAGCTCGACGGGCTGCCGGAGGAACTGCCCCTGGCGTTCCGCAGGCTCGGCATGCCCATGAGCGCCTTCGAGGCACGCAGGTACTGCCCCCACTACTGGACCCAGGTCGAGCGGCAGCACTGGCTGGCCGTGGTGCCCGGGCAGCGGGAGGTGGTGGCCGCGCGTCTGGTGCGCGAGGTCTCCTCGGTCGCGGTGGAGGACATCCGGGGCGGGGCCGCGGTCCTGCCGCTGCTCGCCGAGGCGGAGGGCGAAGCGGGCGAGGCCGTGCACCTGTGCCTCGCGTACGGGCTGGGCGCGCGTCACCCGGAGGACCGGCTCAGCGCGGTGGACGCCCTGCTGGTGCTCGCCGCCCGGGGGCAGTTGGACGCCGAGGCGCTCGGCAGGGATCTGGGACAGCTGGTGCGCAAGGGTGCGGTGAAGCCGCTGCGGCTCGCCGAGTCCGTACGGACCGCGGCGACGACCGGGGCGTACGCCACCGTCTGGTCGATACTCGGGGCCGCGCTGCCCGCCCTGCTCGCCGGCCTCGCCGCGGACGGCGCCGCTCCGGCCACCCGCGGGACGGGCGAACTGCTGGCCGTCGCCGCCGAATGCGCCGAGCGGACCGGCGCGCACGGCGAGGTGGAGCATCTCGCCCAGGTGGCGGAGCGGAGCGGTTCGTCGCGGCTCGTGGCCCAGGCCCGCCGGCTGCGTGCCACGCTGGAGCAGGGGGTGGCCGCCTGA
- a CDS encoding GNAT family N-acetyltransferase, producing MTQDMCDVTRAKNGRPVHHWRRDLVELAALFTAVAVADAVANLIGHGPDGPALLAISAVALIATAGFHTWWSRRHGHAPPTDDTGARPTASVRSAGTAGGGPGAPEADADADDGNGSGTGSGSGSGETVLWRMRTTVRDEPGSLAALCMALAELRVDILSLQTHPLAEGTVDEFLLRAPAPVAASEVTRAVSLSGGFGTWIERADAHDLVDAPTRVLGLATRTALDAAELPLALRQLLGRCTIRSLPATSVRGDRPEAGAPVEGALEDTVMRLRAPEGGVITVERPYLPFTPTEFARARALVELDARLGPRVPRSRDVLTLPQGKDIIVRRADAGDVEAAKAMHERCSQRTLSMRYHGPVGDADKYLKHLLSPHFGRTLAVQTASGRVVGLGHLLWDGDETEIALLVEDDWQRRGIGGELLRRLVAMAVEAGCDSVYAVTQAANTGMVAAMRGLDLPLDYQIEEGTLVITARLETASPHAETAGHEREHSVRD from the coding sequence ATGACTCAGGACATGTGTGATGTGACGCGTGCGAAAAACGGCCGGCCGGTCCACCACTGGCGCAGGGACCTCGTCGAACTGGCCGCTCTGTTCACGGCGGTGGCGGTCGCCGACGCCGTGGCGAACCTGATCGGGCACGGTCCCGACGGGCCCGCCCTCCTCGCTATCTCGGCGGTCGCCCTGATCGCCACGGCGGGCTTCCACACCTGGTGGTCACGCCGCCACGGTCACGCGCCGCCGACAGACGATACCGGCGCCCGGCCGACCGCGTCCGTGCGGTCGGCCGGGACGGCCGGGGGCGGCCCGGGCGCACCGGAAGCCGATGCCGATGCCGACGACGGCAACGGCTCAGGAACGGGGTCGGGCTCAGGCTCGGGCGAGACCGTGCTGTGGCGGATGCGGACCACCGTGCGGGACGAGCCGGGTTCGCTGGCCGCGCTGTGCATGGCTCTGGCGGAGCTGCGGGTCGACATCCTGAGCCTGCAGACGCATCCGCTGGCCGAGGGCACGGTGGACGAGTTCCTGCTGCGCGCCCCCGCGCCGGTAGCGGCGTCCGAGGTCACGCGGGCGGTGTCGCTGTCGGGTGGCTTCGGCACCTGGATCGAGCGGGCCGACGCGCACGACCTCGTGGACGCGCCCACCCGGGTACTGGGCCTGGCCACCCGCACGGCGCTCGACGCGGCTGAACTACCCTTGGCACTCAGGCAGTTGCTGGGGCGGTGCACGATCCGTTCGCTGCCCGCCACATCGGTGCGCGGGGATCGTCCGGAGGCGGGGGCGCCCGTCGAAGGGGCGCTGGAGGACACGGTGATGCGGTTGCGCGCACCGGAAGGTGGAGTGATCACTGTGGAGCGGCCGTATCTGCCGTTCACGCCGACGGAGTTCGCCCGGGCGAGGGCGCTGGTCGAACTGGACGCCCGGCTGGGCCCGCGGGTCCCGCGCAGCCGGGACGTACTGACGCTGCCGCAGGGCAAGGACATCATCGTGCGCCGTGCCGACGCCGGTGACGTCGAGGCGGCGAAGGCCATGCACGAGCGGTGCTCGCAGCGGACGTTGAGCATGCGGTACCACGGGCCCGTCGGCGACGCGGACAAGTACCTCAAGCACCTTCTGAGCCCGCACTTCGGGCGCACGCTCGCCGTGCAGACCGCGTCGGGGCGCGTCGTCGGGCTCGGGCATCTCCTGTGGGACGGCGACGAGACCGAGATCGCCCTGCTGGTGGAGGACGACTGGCAGCGGCGCGGGATCGGCGGTGAACTGCTCCGCCGGCTGGTGGCGATGGCCGTCGAGGCCGGCTGCGACAGCGTGTACGCGGTCACGCAGGCGGCCAACACCGGCATGGTCGCCGCGATGCGCGGTCTCGACCTCCCCCTCGACTACCAGATCGAGGAGGGCACCCTCGTCATCACGGCCCGCCTGGAGACGGCGTCGCCGCACGCGGAGACCGCCGGGCACGAGCGCGAGCACTCCGTGCGTGACTGA
- a CDS encoding trans-sulfuration enzyme family protein, whose product MDLGSTDIRDVYDDTADSADEAAKGAWPGVRALDTEAVHAGRDDLARQGLHAVPIDLSTTYPSYDSRGEAARIDAFATDGAQPDGPPVYGRLGNPTVARFETALARLEGTQSAVAFASGMAALSAVLLVRNSMGLRHVVAVRPLYGCSDHLLTAGLLGSEVTWVDPAGIQDALRPDTGLVLVESPANPTLAELDLRAIAHACGSVPLLADNTFATPVLQRPVEQGARLVLHSATKYLGGHGDVMAGVVACDEEFAGRLRQIRFATGGVLHPLAGYLLLRGLSTLPVRVRAASANAAELARRLSADPRVARVHYPRIGGAMIAFEVHGDPHEVISAVRLVTPAVSLGSVDTLIQHPASISHRVVDAEDRRGSGVSDRLLRLSVGLEDVEDLWRDLDGALGAAVGRGSLPAENAGVSTSV is encoded by the coding sequence ATGGATCTCGGCAGCACCGACATACGCGACGTGTACGACGACACGGCGGACTCAGCGGACGAGGCGGCCAAGGGGGCGTGGCCCGGTGTACGGGCCCTGGACACCGAAGCCGTGCACGCGGGGCGGGACGATCTCGCCCGGCAGGGCCTGCACGCCGTGCCGATCGATCTGTCCACGACCTATCCGTCGTACGACAGCCGGGGCGAGGCGGCCCGCATCGACGCCTTCGCCACCGACGGGGCCCAGCCGGACGGCCCGCCGGTCTACGGCCGGCTCGGCAACCCGACCGTCGCCCGCTTCGAGACGGCGCTCGCCCGGCTGGAGGGCACGCAGAGCGCCGTCGCCTTCGCGAGCGGCATGGCCGCGCTGAGCGCGGTACTCCTCGTCCGCAACTCCATGGGACTGCGCCATGTCGTGGCCGTGCGGCCCCTCTACGGCTGCAGCGATCACCTGCTGACGGCCGGCCTCCTCGGCTCCGAGGTGACGTGGGTCGACCCCGCCGGCATCCAGGACGCCCTGCGCCCTGACACCGGTCTGGTCCTGGTCGAGTCACCGGCCAATCCGACGCTCGCCGAACTCGATCTGCGGGCGATCGCCCACGCCTGCGGGAGCGTTCCGCTGCTCGCCGACAACACCTTCGCCACCCCCGTGCTGCAGCGGCCCGTCGAACAGGGGGCGCGGCTCGTGCTCCACAGCGCCACCAAGTACCTGGGCGGGCACGGTGACGTGATGGCCGGAGTGGTGGCCTGCGACGAGGAGTTCGCCGGACGGCTGCGGCAGATCCGCTTCGCCACGGGAGGCGTGCTGCATCCGCTCGCCGGCTATCTGCTGCTGCGCGGACTGTCGACGCTGCCGGTGCGGGTGCGCGCCGCCTCCGCGAACGCCGCGGAACTGGCCCGGCGGCTGTCCGCCGACCCACGGGTCGCCCGCGTCCACTATCCGCGGATCGGCGGCGCCATGATCGCGTTCGAGGTCCATGGCGACCCGCACGAGGTGATCTCCGCGGTCCGGCTGGTCACCCCGGCGGTCAGCCTCGGCAGCGTCGACACGCTGATCCAGCACCCCGCCTCGATCAGCCATCGCGTCGTGGACGCGGAGGACCGGCGGGGGAGCGGCGTCAGCGACCGGCTGCTGCGGCTGTCGGTGGGCCTGGAGGACGTGGAGGACCTCTGGCGGGACCTGGACGGGGCGTTGGGGGCGGCGGTGGGGCGTGGTTCGTTGCCTGCTGAGAACGCCGGCGTGAGCACGAGCGTCTGA